The sequence CTTACCTTTTATCATCTTTATATGAAAAAGTTGATCGGCACTATCAATAACAAGATAGCCTTCGTCGCATGATTTACGGGTTGTTGGCAGTCCGTTTATTGATGTAGCGGGAAATTTAAAGCCCCGGTTATAAAGTACCGCAGAAAACATCCGGCTCTTTTCTTCCAATATCTGATTTGTAGCGGCATCAAGAAATTCCATGCGCCAGGTAATGCGGAAAAAGTCTTCAGGCATTTCCAGGTTTGCTCTTCCTGATTGTGATTCAAAAAGTGGATACAACGAAGGAAGTGGTGTATCAATATCTTTTGGCCGCACCCGTAGAAAAGACCTGTTTCTGCTGATTTCGTGTAAATCCATCTCAACACCGTTTATCGAATCGGGCATTGTCCGGTTTAAGGTAAGCTGGCGACTGTAATTCAACGGGAGTTTTAATTCGAATTCATCACGCGTAAACTCGTCACCATTTGAATTTGTTTTAATTCCGCCATCTGCCGGCCGAATCATAAAGAAATCATTATCCACACAACTGTAAAAAACACTGGGTGCTTTTATTGGTTTTTCAAACGAAATCCAATACAAACGGGGTAGGGCAATAGCCAGACTAAAAATGGCTATAACTACTAATA comes from uncultured Draconibacterium sp. and encodes:
- a CDS encoding DUF4857 domain-containing protein, whose amino-acid sequence is MVKFSRYILVVIAIFSLAIALPRLYWISFEKPIKAPSVFYSCVDNDFFMIRPADGGIKTNSNGDEFTRDEFELKLPLNYSRQLTLNRTMPDSINGVEMDLHEISRNRSFLRVRPKDIDTPLPSLYPLFESQSGRANLEMPEDFFRITWRMEFLDAATNQILEEKSRMFSAVLYNRGFKFPATSINGLPTTRKSCDEGYLVIDSADQLFHIKMIKGKPFVRKVELPEGLKFKHIACVDFSDKLYYAYLFSTDHDVYVLTQYDYILQKLGVKDIHPELNEVRIFGDLFNYNITSYGNGFVSSTILDKDFQFVDEYKETWLIRDERVEGKIAHLIFPFELKLTDSKSSYIRFFGAFHSSFLWLIVSLVLIVIHFIVIKKRKENIKNQIADLAIISITGIFGFIAVNFFPNKFFK